The following coding sequences lie in one Lolium perenne isolate Kyuss_39 chromosome 2, Kyuss_2.0, whole genome shotgun sequence genomic window:
- the LOC127333365 gene encoding uncharacterized protein translates to MAGAGGGAAAATVQPAAPGAGAGAGAGRSSSTSAGGAGGGGVADPRAEALRCPRCDSANTKFCYYNNYSLTQPRHFCKACKRYWTRGGTLRNVPVGGGCRKNKRSRSGNGGGRPGGSCAVAAGGASSNAAGGGLASSTSSMSMSLQPPGSLSSALGLHGHGGSSLASLLLGSGGDHLGLFHAMQSAVSDATAYEMQQQQHQSQVDQLLGLGYGANGSQIQMKPWQQHFQDGAAGLFDGFYAPLLSGSIVPGLEELHVKAEATAGEQHNHQEKKAADGEQTWDQQTTPSSNVEANIMASDALMAAAAAASMNPAVSNAATAPTSSSLMYWGNGGIGGSPAPWPDMANCGSSIATFF, encoded by the coding sequence atggCTGGCGCGGGTGGTGGGGCTGCGGCTGCGACGGTGCAACCTGCCGCGCCGGGAGCGGGAGCGGGAGCTGGAGCTGGGAGGAGTAGCTCCACATCTGCGGGCggagcaggcggcggcggcgtggctgaCCCGCGCGCCGAGGCCCTGCGGTGCCCGAGGTGCGACTCGGCCAACACCAAGTTTTGCTACTACAACAACTACTCGCTCACGCAGCCGCGGCACTTCTGCAAGGCGTGCAAGCGCTACTGGACGCGCGGCGGCACGCTCCGCAACGTCCCCGTCGGGGGAGGCTGCCGTAAGAACAAGCGCTCCAGGAGCGGCAACGGAGGTGGCAGGCCGGGCGGCTcctgcgccgtcgccgccggcggtgCGTCCTCTAACGCGGCTGGCGGCGGCCTCGCCTCGTCGACCTCGTCCATGTCGATGTCGCTCCAGCCGCCGGGATCCCTGTCCTCGGCGCTGGGCCTCCATGGCCACGGTGGCAGCTCCTTGGCCTCGCTGCTGCTCGGGAGCGGCGGCGACCACCTCGGCCTCTTCCACGCCATGCAGTCGGCGGTCTCGGACGCCACCGCCTACgagatgcagcagcagcagcaccagtCGCAGGTGGATCAGCTGCTGGGGCTCGGCTACGGCGCCAACGGGTCGCAGATCCAGATGAAGCCGTGGCAGCAGCACTTCCAGGACGGCGCTGCCGGTCTCTTCGACGGCTTCTACGCGCCGCTGCTGTCTGGCTCCATCGTGCCGGGGCTGGAGGAGCTGCACGTGAAAGCCGAGGCCACCGCCGGTGAGCAGCACAACCACCAGGAGAAGAAGGCCGCCGACGGGGAGCAAACCTGGGATCAACAAACGACACCGTCGTCTAACGTTGAGGCCAACATCATGGCGTCGGACGCGCTCATGGCCGCCGCTGCTGCCGCGTCCATGAATCCGGCGGTCAGCAACGCTGCTACGGCACCGACGTCCTCTTCCCTCATGTACTGGGGCAACGGGGGCATCGGCGGATCGCCCGCACCATGGCCGGACATGGCAAACTGTGGATCCTCCATTGCCACCTTCTTCTAG